A DNA window from uncultured Methanoregula sp. contains the following coding sequences:
- a CDS encoding thioredoxin domain-containing protein, which produces MTPDRSKEPEFFAGRQSPSSQDSGILLFRPATLVALTALIVFLIAYLAFSAGLFGTARETAVPPGVCGEMVVQYTNTYFAEPGTPASLVSVQADGNVYNITIRSRSENMTLYTTSDCTFLFPMAIDMRNSRAASSSPARQQQNFKRSSRPSVDLYVMAFCPYGTQAETAMVPVEKLLGSKADFRIRYIASVSGSTADTVQSLHGPREAEEDLRQACINRNYPAQFWEYVNRFDQQCYPLAQDAAAFSACSRNLTVSLNMDPEKITSCSTGPDGLAVLKADEADAGANGATASPALLINGVTYAGARTPEAFKTAICNSFDTMPSECNTTLSSTAASSSGGTC; this is translated from the coding sequence GTGACACCAGACCGTTCAAAGGAACCAGAATTTTTTGCAGGAAGACAATCCCCGTCATCGCAGGACAGCGGTATTCTCCTGTTCCGCCCGGCTACCCTTGTCGCGCTGACGGCACTCATTGTCTTTCTCATCGCGTATCTCGCATTCTCCGCCGGCCTTTTCGGGACCGCGCGGGAAACGGCCGTCCCCCCGGGGGTATGCGGCGAGATGGTGGTCCAGTACACGAACACGTACTTTGCCGAGCCCGGTACGCCGGCCTCGCTCGTCTCCGTGCAGGCTGATGGGAATGTCTATAACATAACCATCCGGTCCCGGTCAGAAAATATGACCTTGTACACAACCAGCGACTGCACATTTCTCTTCCCCATGGCAATCGACATGCGAAATTCCCGGGCCGCATCCTCATCCCCGGCCCGGCAGCAGCAGAATTTCAAACGATCGTCCCGTCCGTCCGTTGATCTCTACGTGATGGCATTCTGCCCGTACGGGACCCAGGCTGAAACCGCGATGGTGCCGGTGGAAAAACTCCTCGGGTCCAAAGCAGATTTCCGGATCCGGTATATCGCTTCTGTAAGCGGTTCGACCGCGGACACGGTCCAGTCCCTGCATGGCCCAAGAGAAGCAGAAGAAGATCTCCGGCAGGCCTGTATCAACCGGAATTATCCGGCGCAGTTCTGGGAGTACGTAAACCGGTTCGATCAGCAGTGCTATCCGCTGGCGCAGGATGCGGCAGCCTTCAGTGCATGCAGCCGGAACCTGACCGTATCGCTGAACATGGATCCTGAAAAAATTACTTCCTGCTCCACGGGGCCGGACGGTCTTGCGGTCCTCAAAGCCGATGAGGCGGACGCAGGTGCAAACGGGGCGACTGCCTCCCCGGCGCTCCTCATCAACGGCGTGACCTATGCCGGTGCCCGCACACCGGAGGCTTTCAAAACGGCCATCTGCAACAGTTTTGATACCAT
- a CDS encoding choice-of-anchor D domain-containing protein has protein sequence MDNFCACAPGWAGTCCADYRPGTLTPPALDFGNVTVGAPDHSQPAIVLANTLPGTNVTPGMNLTIQSIALTGTDSSDFAYTTTCEQNTKMPPWPGTCSFAVTFTPSATGTRTALLSVSVSSDSGAHNQILDTTLTGTGITRVSSILVNPLDSANIFAGLSGAGIFRSTDSGSTWNAAQVLPANTQITALAKQPGTGSPALYAGTIGGGVYASTDNGQTWNACSNTGLANRNVLTLVSDSAGKLYAGTEAGVFASSDNCASWTAVNSGLTV, from the coding sequence TTGGATAATTTCTGCGCCTGTGCCCCGGGATGGGCCGGCACCTGCTGCGCGGATTACCGGCCCGGCACCCTGACCCCTCCCGCTCTCGACTTCGGGAACGTCACGGTCGGCGCACCGGACCACAGCCAGCCGGCAATTGTCCTTGCCAATACCCTGCCAGGCACGAACGTGACCCCGGGCATGAACCTGACCATCCAGTCGATCGCCCTCACCGGCACGGACAGCAGCGACTTTGCGTACACAACTACCTGCGAACAGAACACCAAAATGCCACCGTGGCCGGGGACGTGCAGCTTCGCCGTCACGTTCACCCCTTCTGCCACCGGCACCCGGACCGCACTGCTCAGCGTCAGCGTCAGCTCGGACAGCGGCGCCCATAACCAGATCCTGGACACCACGCTCACGGGTACCGGGATCACCCGGGTCAGCAGCATCCTCGTCAACCCGCTGGATTCCGCGAACATCTTTGCCGGGCTGAGCGGTGCGGGGATCTTCCGGAGCACCGACAGCGGCAGTACATGGAACGCTGCACAGGTCCTGCCTGCAAATACGCAGATAACAGCGCTCGCAAAACAACCCGGCACCGGCAGCCCGGCCCTCTATGCCGGGACAATCGGCGGGGGCGTATACGCGAGCACGGACAATGGCCAGACCTGGAATGCCTGTTCCAACACCGGCCTTGCGAACCGGAACGTGCTCACGCTGGTCAGCGATTCTGCCGGGAAACTGTACGCCGGCACCGAGGCCGGGGTCTTTGCAAGCTCCGACAACTGCGCCAGCTGGACAGCAGTGAACTCGGGTCTGACGGTATGA
- a CDS encoding PKD domain-containing protein translates to MTRPLSLRNCRLLAAVLVIAALALVVPVMANTVTISPSGGDDSSAITAAMTSAGSDGMVILNPGTYYAHDITVPNNIIITAADTHGPSDTIIDAAVLGRIFSATSRTVTIRNLGLRNGYAPAAGGAIYATDSTVTVTGSAITNCSAYNNGGAIFATSGSTVIIAGSTISDCSALWGGALYAYTSTAMTVTSTSITGCTAKNGGSAVFANTGSTVNVHYSRIFGNDGYSVYNNGATSVNVAENWWGTNSGPASSALSGTMTSTPYLVLGITANPLSVQTGGTSAITANLKYDSTGADKSGSGTVPDGIPVTFETTSGSVSPASATTVSGAAGTTFTPSSAGTTTVSSTVDGQTVTVKITVTAAPVDHSVTKVTGPGQSIQAAIDITNDGGTVIIYPGTYTQHDISVTKNIRIRAADGHGPLDTIIDAQSAGRIFTVTNSYSLAIDKLTLMNGKAPSDSRGLSMGGAIGGLDSNIPYSVTVTSSSFIGCSADNNGGAISADSSTVMSSTFTGCSAGNNGGAIYGDWLTVMSNTFNGCSAGNNGDAIYGDWTSNGPPATGTGDRVITALAVSPDGFNLYAGNMNGFVYSFTFLAPAPVAEFTGSPATGSYPLKVQFNDTSANSPTMWNWSYGDGTWFNTTDSFQRNASHTYTSAGSFTVNLIAGNTAGSNRVSKTGFVTVTAPAGAPVAGFSGIPTTGTVPLKVQFNDTSANSPTMWNWSYGDGTWFNTTDSFQRNASHTYTSAGSFTVDLTATNSAGSNSKKITNYITVNAAVSAPQSAFSANTTSGTVPLAVMFHDDSTNEPTEWLWDFGDGGTSDNQDILHIYTTAGNYTVNLTVKNAAGTSSHRVEKFITAGESVLPWPTPGTTPAPVAAFTANRTEGDRPLAVKFTDTSTKTPTSWTWDFGDSGTSTLQNPVHQYTTSGNYTVSLKAANAAGSSTATKTKYIRVLAPVVGQNTFAVDEVQTTITGSVQNVSVDTTGTNVTTSGNVVTIRNATGWSSVNITFAGTPETGASAVNGTVGSVMAVTEPVTAPIEAAGTPTVTISLNMSRMPGTTAAITQTITKDPDATAQSSFSLFASSEGKQINEIAYTLNIVKTNLENAGDGGIIQSATLTMTVSKAWVDAHGGVSSLAVLRRADDGTTQILAPVVTGPDADNTYTITVISPKGLSVFSLAAVSAVSTGSPGSTGSSYNNGDTDTGTFVSSQPKSTSLLAPVDPSSYPWTTQSIRGPTHITKIELQPIGTFKDLFILTEKPDSLPQGIPAPGVPVYEFHKITLYHATNDDINQAKIEFTVSPSYLESQKMTSRDVQLMRYRDKAWEKLPTEYEGMKDGEHLYRATTSGFSYFATVVVKDATIMTTTTTTTVPTLAGQVQTSQKPTATHVKSTVAPAVSRTQAAPPVTDTPKPAGVSIPFYIFGIAGIIILCISIVIVRRWYIRRQNPALFRKYD, encoded by the coding sequence ATGACCCGGCCCCTGTCTTTGCGTAATTGCCGGCTCCTGGCCGCGGTGCTGGTGATCGCGGCACTGGCGCTGGTGGTGCCGGTGATGGCCAACACGGTCACTATCAGTCCGTCCGGGGGGGACGACTCCAGTGCGATTACCGCTGCGATGACATCGGCCGGATCGGACGGCATGGTGATCCTGAACCCGGGCACCTATTACGCACACGATATCACGGTGCCGAATAATATCATCATCACTGCGGCCGACACCCACGGGCCTTCGGATACTATCATCGACGCCGCAGTGCTCGGCCGGATCTTCTCGGCTACCTCACGTACCGTCACCATCCGGAACCTGGGTCTCCGGAACGGGTACGCCCCTGCTGCCGGCGGTGCGATCTATGCTACCGATAGCACGGTTACGGTAACCGGATCCGCCATCACCAACTGCTCGGCATACAACAATGGCGGCGCGATCTTTGCAACCAGTGGCAGCACGGTGATCATTGCCGGATCCACGATCTCCGATTGTTCGGCCCTGTGGGGCGGGGCGCTCTATGCGTACACGTCCACCGCCATGACGGTCACCTCCACGAGTATCACCGGCTGCACGGCAAAAAATGGGGGCAGCGCCGTCTTTGCCAATACCGGCTCTACGGTCAACGTCCACTATTCCCGGATCTTTGGCAACGACGGGTATTCCGTGTACAACAACGGGGCTACTTCAGTCAATGTTGCGGAGAACTGGTGGGGCACCAACAGCGGTCCGGCATCGTCCGCACTCTCCGGCACGATGACCTCGACCCCGTACCTGGTGCTCGGTATCACCGCGAACCCGTTATCCGTTCAAACCGGCGGAACCTCAGCCATCACGGCGAACCTGAAGTATGATAGTACCGGTGCTGATAAGTCAGGCTCCGGCACGGTACCGGACGGGATCCCGGTCACGTTCGAGACCACCAGCGGGTCGGTCTCCCCGGCTTCGGCCACCACGGTTTCGGGTGCGGCTGGGACAACCTTCACCCCCTCTTCTGCCGGTACCACAACGGTCTCGTCAACGGTTGACGGCCAGACGGTCACGGTCAAGATCACCGTGACCGCTGCCCCGGTGGACCACAGTGTCACGAAAGTCACCGGTCCCGGCCAGTCAATCCAGGCGGCAATTGATATTACGAATGACGGCGGCACGGTCATCATCTATCCCGGCACCTACACCCAGCACGACATCAGCGTCACAAAGAATATCAGAATCCGGGCAGCGGATGGCCACGGACCTTTGGACACCATCATCGATGCCCAGTCAGCCGGCCGGATCTTCACCGTTACTAACAGCTATTCGCTCGCCATCGACAAGCTGACCCTGATGAATGGCAAGGCACCCTCAGATTCCCGGGGTCTCTCGATGGGAGGTGCGATTGGTGGATTGGATTCAAACATACCTTATAGCGTTACTGTCACGTCGAGCTCGTTCATCGGGTGCTCGGCAGACAATAACGGAGGCGCAATCTCTGCTGATTCGTCTACAGTAATGTCGAGTACATTCACCGGGTGCTCGGCAGGCAATAACGGAGGCGCAATCTATGGTGATTGGTTAACAGTCATGTCGAACACGTTCAACGGGTGCTCGGCAGGCAATAACGGCGACGCAATCTATGGTGATTGGACCTCGAACGGCCCCCCGGCCACTGGTACCGGGGACCGGGTCATCACCGCTCTTGCGGTAAGCCCGGACGGCTTCAACCTGTACGCCGGTAACATGAACGGTTTTGTCTACTCATTCACCTTCCTGGCTCCGGCCCCGGTTGCCGAATTCACGGGATCGCCGGCCACCGGTTCATACCCGCTGAAGGTCCAGTTCAACGACACTTCAGCAAATTCCCCAACCATGTGGAACTGGTCGTATGGCGACGGCACCTGGTTTAACACAACGGACAGCTTCCAGCGGAACGCGAGTCACACGTACACGTCTGCCGGTTCCTTCACCGTTAACCTGATCGCCGGCAATACTGCCGGTTCCAACAGGGTCTCAAAGACCGGCTTTGTCACGGTGACGGCTCCGGCCGGTGCCCCGGTTGCCGGCTTCTCCGGCATACCAACAACCGGTACGGTCCCGCTGAAGGTCCAGTTCAATGACACTTCAGCAAATTCCCCAACCATGTGGAACTGGTCGTATGGCGACGGCACCTGGTTCAACACAACGGACAGCTTCCAGCGGAACGCGAGTCACACGTACACGTCTGCCGGTTCCTTCACCGTCGACCTGACAGCAACGAACTCCGCCGGCAGCAACAGTAAGAAGATCACGAATTACATCACGGTCAATGCTGCGGTATCAGCACCGCAATCCGCATTCTCGGCCAACACAACAAGCGGCACAGTCCCGCTGGCGGTCATGTTCCACGACGATTCCACCAACGAACCAACGGAATGGCTCTGGGACTTCGGCGATGGCGGCACCTCGGACAACCAGGATATCCTGCACATATACACAACTGCCGGGAACTACACGGTCAACCTCACGGTGAAAAACGCGGCGGGCACGAGCAGCCACCGGGTGGAAAAGTTCATCACGGCAGGCGAGTCTGTGCTCCCGTGGCCAACGCCGGGAACCACGCCTGCACCGGTCGCGGCATTTACCGCCAACCGGACCGAAGGCGACAGACCGCTTGCCGTGAAATTCACCGATACCTCCACGAAGACCCCGACCTCGTGGACCTGGGACTTTGGCGACAGCGGCACATCCACCCTGCAGAACCCGGTCCACCAGTACACGACAAGCGGCAACTACACGGTCAGCCTGAAGGCAGCGAACGCAGCGGGAAGCAGCACGGCCACAAAGACCAAGTATATCCGGGTGCTCGCGCCGGTTGTCGGGCAGAACACGTTCGCGGTCGATGAGGTGCAGACAACAATTACCGGCAGCGTCCAGAATGTCTCGGTCGATACCACCGGCACGAATGTCACGACGAGTGGCAACGTGGTCACCATCAGGAACGCAACCGGCTGGTCATCCGTGAATATCACTTTCGCGGGCACACCGGAGACCGGGGCGTCGGCCGTCAACGGCACGGTCGGGAGCGTCATGGCAGTGACAGAACCGGTCACGGCCCCGATCGAAGCGGCAGGCACGCCGACCGTCACGATCTCGCTGAACATGAGCCGGATGCCGGGCACCACCGCTGCCATAACCCAGACCATAACAAAAGATCCGGATGCAACCGCCCAGAGTTCATTCAGCCTCTTTGCAAGCTCGGAAGGAAAGCAGATCAACGAGATCGCGTACACCCTGAACATTGTCAAGACCAACCTGGAAAATGCCGGCGATGGCGGCATCATCCAGTCCGCAACCCTGACGATGACCGTCAGCAAAGCCTGGGTCGATGCCCACGGGGGGGTCAGCAGTCTCGCAGTCCTCCGCAGGGCCGATGACGGCACCACCCAGATCCTGGCGCCCGTGGTGACCGGCCCCGATGCAGATAACACCTACACCATAACGGTCATATCGCCAAAAGGTCTCTCGGTCTTCTCGCTCGCAGCAGTCTCAGCGGTTTCAACCGGATCCCCGGGCAGCACCGGTTCCTCCTACAATAACGGTGACACGGACACCGGAACGTTCGTATCTTCGCAGCCGAAGTCCACATCCCTGCTCGCCCCGGTGGACCCGTCTTCATACCCCTGGACAACCCAGAGCATCCGAGGGCCTACGCATATCACAAAGATCGAACTCCAGCCAATCGGGACGTTCAAAGATCTCTTCATCCTGACAGAAAAACCGGATTCGCTGCCGCAGGGCATACCGGCGCCGGGCGTACCGGTGTACGAGTTCCACAAGATCACTCTCTACCATGCCACAAACGATGACATCAACCAGGCAAAGATCGAGTTCACCGTCAGCCCGTCATACCTTGAGAGCCAGAAGATGACGTCCCGCGATGTCCAGCTCATGCGGTACCGCGACAAGGCATGGGAGAAACTGCCCACCGAGTACGAGGGGATGAAAGACGGCGAACATCTCTACCGGGCAACGACCTCCGGCTTCTCGTACTTCGCAACGGTGGTAGTCAAAGATGCAACTATAATGACAACGACAACCACCACGACCGTGCCGACACTCGCAGGCCAGGTGCAGACCTCGCAAAAGCCGACTGCCACCCATGTAAAAAGCACGGTTGCCCCTGCCGTTTCACGTACCCAGGCCGCCCCGCCGGTAACGGATACGCCGAAGCCTGCGGGAGTGTCAATCCCGTTCTACATCTTCGGCATTGCAGGGATCATCATCCTCTGTATCAGCATAGTCATAGTCCGGAGATGGTACATCCGCCGGCAGAACCCGGCGCTCTTCAGGAAGTACGACTGA
- a CDS encoding GyrI-like domain-containing protein, giving the protein MTTNPAISIVDVPPMEVLGTEKTGTYALIPELLMTVLNYMLEQKIPIAGPPVFVCHETSPEAAKGANAKGTARVEIAWPVSGHAPGAGNIRKYTLCGGRMVHTVHKGPYETCEPTYLEVFAWINEQNLTISGPIREIYPNDPMEVPPEEILTEIYIPVG; this is encoded by the coding sequence ATGACAACGAACCCCGCAATTTCGATTGTTGACGTACCGCCCATGGAAGTTCTCGGGACCGAGAAGACCGGGACCTATGCACTCATACCGGAACTTTTGATGACGGTCCTCAATTACATGCTGGAACAGAAGATCCCGATTGCCGGGCCACCGGTCTTTGTCTGCCACGAGACATCCCCGGAAGCAGCGAAAGGGGCGAATGCGAAGGGAACCGCCCGGGTAGAGATCGCCTGGCCGGTGAGCGGCCATGCCCCGGGCGCCGGGAACATCCGGAAGTACACGCTTTGTGGCGGCCGCATGGTACACACCGTGCACAAGGGCCCGTACGAGACCTGCGAACCAACCTACCTTGAGGTTTTTGCATGGATCAATGAGCAGAATCTCACCATCAGCGGACCCATCCGCGAGATCTATCCAAACGACCCGATGGAGGTACCCCCCGAGGAGATCCTGACAGAGATCTACATCCCCGTTGGATGA
- a CDS encoding FUSC family protein produces the protein MTDPGQETKNCRTGSGIVQKLASPILIALQYGLGSLISFSIALLFSKDIIHIKSGTAMIGALWAMITFISVTQDCRSSTQDTARLQVLGAFLGAVLSGIFLTTFPFSIPGMACLIGIVVLICHVLGMPGPARLAALTVGIVMVISAINPDIPPVVNAMTRFLEVLIGSTVAIGIVWVWQCLPGNSGKTG, from the coding sequence GTGACCGATCCCGGGCAGGAAACAAAAAATTGCCGGACAGGTTCCGGCATTGTACAGAAACTGGCATCTCCGATCCTTATTGCCCTCCAGTACGGCCTTGGATCGCTCATCTCCTTCTCCATCGCTCTTCTCTTCTCGAAAGATATCATCCACATCAAATCCGGGACAGCGATGATCGGAGCCCTGTGGGCGATGATCACGTTCATCAGCGTTACGCAGGACTGCCGTTCCTCAACGCAGGATACAGCCCGGCTTCAGGTCCTGGGAGCATTTCTGGGAGCGGTTTTGAGCGGGATATTCCTGACCACATTTCCCTTCAGCATACCCGGCATGGCGTGTCTGATCGGCATTGTTGTCCTCATCTGCCATGTTCTTGGGATGCCGGGCCCTGCCCGGCTTGCTGCGCTTACGGTCGGGATCGTTATGGTGATATCGGCAATCAACCCGGACATCCCGCCGGTTGTCAATGCCATGACCCGGTTCCTTGAAGTGCTTATCGGCAGCACGGTTGCGATCGGCATTGTATGGGTCTGGCAGTGTCTCCCGGGTAATTCCGGAAAAACCGGATAA
- a CDS encoding metalloregulator ArsR/SmtB family transcription factor, translating into MEPCNKCNVCNKLCEIVPVMAGKFKALGDLTRLQIIYLLATDTSGTLGVSELAARLKISQPAVSQHLKTLRGEGLVDSRREGFYVYYTINCDRMVEFREHFELMYSCVMENCSRELVRKSNRDRTIRACVIFYSYTGVTRGIAEGIKNSSGCDLIEVKTKNEYSNFTAYTTGVLRSRKGAADPIVPEEIDVSEYDLLIIGTPVWAWKPAPAINAAVRALKGCEGKMAVTFVTCCNKPGEALPLLTAALNKRGIDVLSEICLTPEDTKNPAAGNELLSRIAAAIPVRPDGGERTTTQKTDVKS; encoded by the coding sequence ATGGAACCCTGCAACAAGTGTAATGTCTGCAACAAACTCTGCGAGATCGTCCCGGTCATGGCCGGGAAATTCAAAGCCCTTGGCGATCTCACCCGGCTCCAGATAATCTACCTGCTCGCAACCGATACGAGCGGTACGCTCGGGGTCAGTGAACTCGCAGCCAGGCTCAAGATCTCCCAGCCGGCGGTGTCGCAGCACTTGAAGACCCTCAGGGGAGAAGGTCTTGTTGATTCGCGCCGGGAAGGATTCTATGTCTACTACACGATCAACTGCGACCGCATGGTCGAGTTCCGGGAACACTTCGAGCTGATGTACTCCTGTGTCATGGAGAACTGCAGCAGGGAACTGGTCCGGAAATCAAACCGGGACCGGACGATCCGGGCGTGCGTCATCTTCTACTCCTACACCGGGGTGACCCGGGGGATTGCAGAAGGAATAAAAAATTCAAGCGGGTGCGATCTCATCGAAGTAAAAACAAAGAACGAGTACTCGAACTTCACCGCGTACACGACCGGCGTACTCCGGTCCCGCAAGGGGGCCGCTGACCCGATCGTGCCCGAAGAGATCGATGTCTCAGAGTACGATCTGCTCATCATCGGTACCCCGGTCTGGGCCTGGAAGCCCGCGCCCGCGATCAATGCAGCGGTCAGGGCGCTGAAAGGGTGCGAAGGGAAGATGGCTGTCACCTTTGTCACCTGCTGCAACAAGCCGGGCGAGGCCCTCCCGCTCCTGACCGCTGCCCTGAACAAACGGGGCATCGACGTCTTATCTGAGATCTGCCTGACACCGGAGGATACGAAGAACCCGGCCGCGGGCAATGAACTCCTTTCCCGGATCGCTGCTGCAATCCCGGTCCGGCCCGATGGCGGGGAGCGGACAACAACCCAGAAAACTGACGTGAAATCATGA